In a genomic window of Sarcophilus harrisii chromosome 4, mSarHar1.11, whole genome shotgun sequence:
- the CCN1 gene encoding CCN family member 1: MSSQAARSFVFAVTLFHLAGLALSNCTASCQCPFQVPKCAPGVGLVLDGCKCCKVCAKQLNEDCSKLQPCDHTKGLECNFGANSTALKGICRAQSEGRPCDYNARIYQNGESFQPNCKHQCTCIDGAVGCIPLCPQELVLPTLGCTNPRLVKMPGKCCEEWMCDDEFANNALDEVDGFPGMGLGIGASEIELTRNNELIAVGKGGIPLKQLPVFGSQPRIIYNLFPSQKCIVQTTAWSHCSKTCGTGVSTRVTNDNPQCRLIKETRICEVRPCGQTAHSILKKGKKCNKTRKAAEPTNFTFAGCTSLKKYRPKYCGNCTDGRCCTPQQTRTVKVRFRCEDGDFVTKNVMMIQSCKCSHNCPHANEGTFPFYRLFNDIHKFRD, from the exons ATGAGCTCCCAGGCAGCCAGAAGTTTCGTCTTTGCCGTCACCTTGTTCCATTTAGCCGGACTG GCGCTCTCCAACTGCACAGCCTCCTGCCAGTGTCCCTTCCAGGTACCCAAATGCGCCCCGGGAGTGGGGCTGGTCCTGGACGGCTGCAAATGCTGCAAAGTCTGTGCGAAACAGCTTAACGAAGACTGCAGTAAACTTCAACCTTGCGACCACACCAAGGGGCTGGAATGCAACTTCGGCGCCAATTCCACGGCTCTGAAAGGAATCTGCCGAG CCCAGTCCGAGGGAAGACCTTGTGACTATAACGCCAGAATATACCAGAACGGTGAAAGTTTCCAACCCAACTGTAAACACCAGTGCACATGTATCGACGGGGCGGTGGGCTGCATCCCTCTGTGTCCCCAAGAACTGGTTCTTCCCACCTTGGGCTGCACCAACCCCCGGCTGGTCAAAATGCCCGGGAAGTGCTGCGAAGAATGGATGTGTGATGACGAGTTTGCCAATAATGCCCTGGATGAGGTGGACGGTTTCCCGGGCATGGGACTTGGAATAGGAGCCTCCGAAATCGAACTCACCAGAAACAATGAGTTGATTGCCGTCGGAAAAGGAGGCATCCCTTTAAAACAACTCCCCG TTTTTGGATCGCAGCCGCGCATCATATATAACCTATTCCCTAGCCAGAAATGCATCGTTCAAACAACTGCATGGTCCCATTGCTCCAAGACTTGTGGAACTGGTGTCTCGACCAGAGTAACCAATGACAACCCGCAATGTCGCTTGATTAAAGAAACCAGAATCTGTGAAGTGCGCCCCTGTGGTCAGACGGCGCATAGCATCCTCAAG aagggaaagaaatgcAACAAAACCAGGAAAGCTGCCGAGCCCACGAACTTTACCTTTGCGGGATGCACCAGCCTCAAAAAGTACCGCCCCAAGTACTGTGGCAACTGCACGGACGGGAGATGCTGCACACCCCAGCAGACCAGAACCGTCAAGGTCCGCTTCCGCTGCGAGGACGGCGACTTCGTCACCAAGAACGTCATGATGATCCAGTCCTGCAAATGCAGCCACAACTGCCCACACGCCAACGAGGGCACTTTCCCGTTTTACAGGCTGTTCAATGACATTCACAAATTTAGGGACTAA